The Candidatus Accumulibacter similis genome has a segment encoding these proteins:
- a CDS encoding amino acid ABC transporter substrate-binding protein: MRFIVRLLSAVIPLSLLLCGPAVARDWDAIKQSGTIIVATEGGFQPFNYYDGPKLTGFEVELAEAIAKKLGLKLEWRVVPFDGQIAALKQDRFDFAIASHGYTAERAKSVDFANPHYCTGGQIAAHKDGPLTVAALDGKTVGVQLATSYADAAKKVKGIKTIKTYKGDPEAFAALRAKKVDAWISDKFTVKATLDKNADAGITPGELVFVERVSMILRKNNKALAEQLNQGLAEVMKDGTYKALSEKYFKEDISCRT; the protein is encoded by the coding sequence ATGCGATTCATAGTCAGGTTGTTGAGTGCCGTCATTCCTCTCTCGCTGCTGCTTTGCGGTCCGGCGGTGGCGCGTGACTGGGATGCGATCAAACAGTCGGGAACCATCATCGTCGCCACCGAAGGGGGTTTCCAGCCGTTCAACTACTATGATGGGCCGAAGCTCACCGGTTTCGAGGTGGAGCTTGCCGAAGCGATCGCGAAGAAGCTCGGGCTCAAGCTCGAATGGCGTGTGGTTCCGTTCGACGGACAGATTGCCGCACTGAAGCAGGATCGTTTCGACTTTGCCATCGCTTCGCATGGCTATACGGCGGAGCGAGCGAAGTCGGTCGATTTCGCCAATCCGCACTACTGCACCGGCGGCCAGATCGCCGCGCACAAGGACGGCCCGCTGACCGTTGCGGCGCTGGACGGCAAGACCGTCGGCGTCCAGCTCGCCACCAGCTATGCCGACGCGGCGAAGAAGGTCAAGGGCATCAAGACGATCAAGACCTACAAGGGCGACCCCGAAGCCTTTGCGGCGCTGCGTGCGAAGAAGGTCGATGCCTGGATCTCGGACAAGTTCACCGTCAAGGCGACGCTCGACAAGAACGCCGATGCCGGTATCACCCCCGGCGAACTGGTGTTCGTCGAGCGCGTTTCGATGATCCTGCGCAAGAACAACAAGGCGCTTGCGGAGCAGCTCAATCAAGGGCTGGCCGAGGTGATGAAGGATGGCACCTACAAGGCCCTGTCGGAAAAGTACTTCAAGGAAGATATTTCCTGCCGTACCTG
- a CDS encoding lytic transglycosylase domain-containing protein — MVAGLALFLIMAIARTGAVAQAESYVEAPRVTAALQQGHAAEFGIGIRRNPLLAVALYCEAGTMGSPEGFFRVGRVLASAPRPLRNPAMANAYLALAARLGHHQALRLYDSRVASAIIGDECGVYGSSADGSRFDLDGYLAGQSPAKQRLALLIRNAARQYQVDPRLALAIAIAESNLDPAAVSPRNAQGVMQLIPATQERFGVTRPFDPEHNVRGALAYLRWLDKRFAGNWRLIVAAYNAGEGAVDRYSGVPPFAETQQYVRRVLHFSGFAAKERG; from the coding sequence CAGTGGCGCAGGCCGAAAGCTACGTCGAGGCGCCACGCGTGACGGCGGCACTGCAGCAGGGACACGCTGCCGAGTTCGGCATCGGCATCAGGCGCAACCCCTTGTTGGCAGTGGCCCTCTATTGTGAAGCGGGTACGATGGGCAGCCCGGAAGGCTTCTTCCGTGTCGGCCGCGTACTCGCCAGCGCGCCCCGCCCGCTGCGCAACCCGGCGATGGCCAACGCCTACCTGGCACTGGCTGCCCGCCTCGGACACCACCAGGCACTCCGGCTCTACGACTCACGGGTAGCCAGCGCGATCATCGGGGACGAGTGCGGCGTCTACGGAAGCAGCGCCGACGGTAGCCGCTTCGACCTCGATGGCTATCTGGCCGGACAGTCCCCGGCGAAGCAGCGGCTCGCCCTCCTCATCCGCAACGCGGCACGCCAGTACCAGGTCGATCCGCGCCTGGCGCTGGCAATCGCCATCGCCGAATCGAATCTCGATCCCGCTGCCGTGTCGCCACGCAATGCGCAAGGCGTGATGCAACTGATCCCGGCGACGCAGGAGAGGTTTGGCGTGACCCGTCCGTTCGACCCCGAGCACAACGTCAGGGGCGCACTCGCCTATCTGCGCTGGCTGGACAAGCGCTTCGCGGGCAACTGGCGGCTGATTGTCGCCGCCTACAACGCGGGTGAGGGAGCGGTCGATCGTTACAGCGGCGTGCCGCCCTTTGCCGAGACGCAACAGTACGTCCGCCGCGTCCTGCATTTCTCGGGTTTCGCGGCGAAGGAAAGGGGCTGA